A genomic region of Rhea pennata isolate bPtePen1 chromosome 14, bPtePen1.pri, whole genome shotgun sequence contains the following coding sequences:
- the CNOT6 gene encoding CCR4-NOT transcription complex subunit 6 isoform X2 translates to MPKEKYDPPDPRRMYTIMSSEEAANGKKSHWAELEISGKVRSLSSSLWTLTHLTALHLSDNSLSRIPSDIAKLHNLVYLDLSSNKIRSLPAELGNMVSLRELHLNNNLLRVLPFELGKLFQLQTLGLKGNPLTQDILNLYQEPDGTRRLLNYLLDNLAVSTEQPPPRSWIMLQEPDRTRPTALFSVMCYNVLCDKYATRQLYGYCPSWALNWEYRKKAIMQEILSCNADIISLQEVETEQYYSFFLVELKERGYNGFFSPKSRARTMSEQERKHVDGCAIFFKTEKFTLVQKHTVEFNQLAMANSEGSEAMLNRVMTKDNIGVAVLLELRKELIEMSSGKPHLGMEKQLVLVANAHMHWDPDYSDVKLVQTMMFLSEVKNIIDKASRSLKPGVSGELGTIPLVLCADLNSLPDSGVVEYLSTGGVETNHKDFKELRYNESLTNFSCNGKNGTTNGRITHGFKLKSAYENGLMPYTNYTFDFKGIIDYIFYSKPQLNILGILGPLDHHWLIENNISGCPHPLIPSDHFSLFAQLELLLPFLPPVNGIHLPGRR, encoded by the exons ATGCCCAAGGAGAAGTACGATCCGCCTGATCCGCGGAGGATGTACACAATTATGTCCTCAGAGGAAGCCGCCAATGGGAAGAAATCGCACTGGGCGGAGTTGGAAATAAGTG ggAAAGTGAGAAGCTTAAGTTCGTCATTGTGGACACTGACCCACTTGACAGCTTTGCATCTCAGTGACAATTCCTTATCCCGTATTCCTTCAGACATTGCCAAGCTTCACAATCTGGTATATCTGGACCTGTCCTCTAATAAAATTCGCAGTTTACCAGCAGAGCTCGGGAACATGGTGTCACTCAG GGAACTACATTTAAATAACAACCTGTTACGAGTTTTACCTTTTGAGCTGGGAAAACTGTTCCAGTTACAGACTTTGGGTCTGAAAG GAAATCCACTTACACAGGATATTCTGAACCTTTATCAGGAACCAGATGGAACACGAAGGCTACTGAACTATTTGCTTGATAATTTGGCAG TTTCAACAGAACAGCCACCTCCAAGATCTTGGATTATGTTGCAAGAACCAGACCGAACAAGACCAACAG CCTTGTTCTCTGTCATGTGTTACAACGTACTTTGTGATAAATATGCTACCCGGCAGCTGTATGGCTATTGTCCATCTTGGGCATTGAActgggaatacagaaaaaaagccattatGCAGGAAATCCTAAGCTGCAATGCTGACATCATAAGCCTTCag GAGGTTGAAACTGAACAGTACTACAGTTTTTTCCTGGTAGAATTGAAAGAACGTGGCTATAATGGATTCTTCAGTCCAAAATCTAGAGCTAGGACAATGTcggaacaggaaagaaaacatgttgATGGTTgtgcaatatttttcaaaacagaaaa atttaCTTTGGTTCAAAAACATACTGTTGAGTTCAATCAACTAGCTATGGCAAACTCAGAAGGTTCAGAAGCTATGCTGAACAGAGTTATGACAAAAGATAACATTGGAGTTGCTGTATTACTAGAACTGCGAAAGGAATTGATAGAAATGTCAT CTGGCAAGCCACATCTTGGGATGGAAAAACAGCTAGTTCTTGTAGCTAATGCACATATGCATTGGGACCCAGATTATTCTGATGTGAAGCTGGTTCAGACTATGATGTTCCTGTCTGAGGTAAAGAACATTATTGATAAAGCTTCTCGTAGTCTCAAACCTGGTGTTTCGGGAGAACTTGGGACCATTCCACTTGTACTGTGTGCAGATCTCAATTCTCTGCCAGACTCTG GTGTCGTCGAGTACTTGAGCACTGGTGGAGTGGAAACAAACCACAAAGATTTTAAGGAACTGAGATACAATGAAAGTCTTACCAACTTCAGCTGTAATGGAAAGAATGGAACAACAAATGGGAGAATTACACATGGTTTCAAGTTGAAGAGTGCCTATGAGAATGGCCTAATGCCTTATACAAATTATACATTTGACTTCAAG GGTATTATAGACTACATCTTCTACTCTAAACCTCAGCTGAACATACTTGGTATTCTTGGACCATTAGATCATCATTGGTTAATAGAGAACAATATAAGTGGTTGTCCACATCCACTCATCCCTTCTGACCACTTCTCACTTTTTGCACAACTGGagcttttgctgcctttcctGCCTCCTGTAAATGGAATCCATCTCCCTGGCAGGAGGTAG
- the CNOT6 gene encoding CCR4-NOT transcription complex subunit 6 isoform X1, translated as MPKEKYDPPDPRRMYTIMSSEEAANGKKSHWAELEISGKVRSLSSSLWTLTHLTALHLSDNSLSRIPSDIAKLHNLVYLDLSSNKIRSLPAELGNMVSLRELHLNNNLLRVLPFELGKLFQLQTLGLKGNPLTQDILNLYQEPDGTRRLLNYLLDNLAGTAKRISTEQPPPRSWIMLQEPDRTRPTALFSVMCYNVLCDKYATRQLYGYCPSWALNWEYRKKAIMQEILSCNADIISLQEVETEQYYSFFLVELKERGYNGFFSPKSRARTMSEQERKHVDGCAIFFKTEKFTLVQKHTVEFNQLAMANSEGSEAMLNRVMTKDNIGVAVLLELRKELIEMSSGKPHLGMEKQLVLVANAHMHWDPDYSDVKLVQTMMFLSEVKNIIDKASRSLKPGVSGELGTIPLVLCADLNSLPDSGVVEYLSTGGVETNHKDFKELRYNESLTNFSCNGKNGTTNGRITHGFKLKSAYENGLMPYTNYTFDFKGIIDYIFYSKPQLNILGILGPLDHHWLIENNISGCPHPLIPSDHFSLFAQLELLLPFLPPVNGIHLPGRR; from the exons ATGCCCAAGGAGAAGTACGATCCGCCTGATCCGCGGAGGATGTACACAATTATGTCCTCAGAGGAAGCCGCCAATGGGAAGAAATCGCACTGGGCGGAGTTGGAAATAAGTG ggAAAGTGAGAAGCTTAAGTTCGTCATTGTGGACACTGACCCACTTGACAGCTTTGCATCTCAGTGACAATTCCTTATCCCGTATTCCTTCAGACATTGCCAAGCTTCACAATCTGGTATATCTGGACCTGTCCTCTAATAAAATTCGCAGTTTACCAGCAGAGCTCGGGAACATGGTGTCACTCAG GGAACTACATTTAAATAACAACCTGTTACGAGTTTTACCTTTTGAGCTGGGAAAACTGTTCCAGTTACAGACTTTGGGTCTGAAAG GAAATCCACTTACACAGGATATTCTGAACCTTTATCAGGAACCAGATGGAACACGAAGGCTACTGAACTATTTGCTTGATAATTTGGCAGGTACTGCAAAAAGAA TTTCAACAGAACAGCCACCTCCAAGATCTTGGATTATGTTGCAAGAACCAGACCGAACAAGACCAACAG CCTTGTTCTCTGTCATGTGTTACAACGTACTTTGTGATAAATATGCTACCCGGCAGCTGTATGGCTATTGTCCATCTTGGGCATTGAActgggaatacagaaaaaaagccattatGCAGGAAATCCTAAGCTGCAATGCTGACATCATAAGCCTTCag GAGGTTGAAACTGAACAGTACTACAGTTTTTTCCTGGTAGAATTGAAAGAACGTGGCTATAATGGATTCTTCAGTCCAAAATCTAGAGCTAGGACAATGTcggaacaggaaagaaaacatgttgATGGTTgtgcaatatttttcaaaacagaaaa atttaCTTTGGTTCAAAAACATACTGTTGAGTTCAATCAACTAGCTATGGCAAACTCAGAAGGTTCAGAAGCTATGCTGAACAGAGTTATGACAAAAGATAACATTGGAGTTGCTGTATTACTAGAACTGCGAAAGGAATTGATAGAAATGTCAT CTGGCAAGCCACATCTTGGGATGGAAAAACAGCTAGTTCTTGTAGCTAATGCACATATGCATTGGGACCCAGATTATTCTGATGTGAAGCTGGTTCAGACTATGATGTTCCTGTCTGAGGTAAAGAACATTATTGATAAAGCTTCTCGTAGTCTCAAACCTGGTGTTTCGGGAGAACTTGGGACCATTCCACTTGTACTGTGTGCAGATCTCAATTCTCTGCCAGACTCTG GTGTCGTCGAGTACTTGAGCACTGGTGGAGTGGAAACAAACCACAAAGATTTTAAGGAACTGAGATACAATGAAAGTCTTACCAACTTCAGCTGTAATGGAAAGAATGGAACAACAAATGGGAGAATTACACATGGTTTCAAGTTGAAGAGTGCCTATGAGAATGGCCTAATGCCTTATACAAATTATACATTTGACTTCAAG GGTATTATAGACTACATCTTCTACTCTAAACCTCAGCTGAACATACTTGGTATTCTTGGACCATTAGATCATCATTGGTTAATAGAGAACAATATAAGTGGTTGTCCACATCCACTCATCCCTTCTGACCACTTCTCACTTTTTGCACAACTGGagcttttgctgcctttcctGCCTCCTGTAAATGGAATCCATCTCCCTGGCAGGAGGTAG